Proteins from one Pseudobdellovibrionaceae bacterium genomic window:
- a CDS encoding HAMP domain-containing histidine kinase: MIFTKVQAKHWANRLVIALTIGATISLGIHLIPIRGVEVLTLDIKQRISNERAPSTDFVVVNLPTRRLGVNPEEYFLVDRVAIIKALEDISRYSPRAIVLFEESLTWRDNVTSKAMADFAAELSKIPKLFLYRDNGERHIGSIKFFRELLPVIDHWDRTSDLMKPPGDRKSRYINLRVHDSGFVSNLITFLNDHGHSIAPTDFKYSFDHMGTTQIMIKYFAPGSFDEDFGVSETERYQDKLILVGFADSMNGSIANTPIESKSESGSSNSTLQRGALWDQEYIANLFTNLSERRYVKTLPERWSTAYLFSVTFVLALVLLNISNVKTSLFAFIWILTVNAVPFLAYHFGDMFLFSIPTLISSIITPYLVLPFILYRSQKNAAIAKISAEQSIQQLKQEGIVVSRSAQADASFRIAVRLAHDIRGPLSALNIALRSLEGSAKPKALAVKSIDRLTTIADSLLATHRMGDQFGSKQRVHFDLVSLVEDLASYVNTVAPEIEVVKSIAIERAISTFAKDELERHLINLINNAIESLRSTNTLQPKIVIELAQLESNYKIGIFDNGPGIPKEISERIFVRGTTFGKVNGNGIGLSSAKEFLSGIGGSISINTTNEGCRVEVSIPSNKNQFEISVRGRVIVVDDDSDVLEMFSKQLEDYEPKLITSDPSTAIDYLNKYRGPMTVISDLIFPNSQVVGFDILRAAPSNSTKYLFTTLGSENSVLSLAAKSNISVIDKATIPKLRID; the protein is encoded by the coding sequence GTGATATTCACGAAAGTTCAAGCCAAACACTGGGCCAATCGATTGGTCATCGCCCTGACAATCGGCGCAACGATTTCCCTCGGAATTCACCTAATACCGATCCGAGGTGTCGAAGTGCTAACACTCGACATCAAGCAAAGGATAAGCAACGAACGCGCCCCCAGTACGGACTTTGTCGTCGTAAATCTACCGACTCGCAGATTAGGCGTTAATCCGGAAGAGTACTTTCTTGTGGATCGAGTGGCAATCATCAAAGCGTTAGAAGATATCTCACGCTACAGCCCGCGAGCGATCGTTCTGTTTGAAGAAAGTCTGACTTGGCGAGACAATGTCACATCGAAAGCGATGGCCGATTTCGCCGCTGAGTTATCAAAAATTCCGAAACTATTTCTATATCGCGACAATGGCGAACGCCATATCGGATCAATCAAATTTTTCCGAGAACTTTTACCTGTTATTGATCACTGGGATAGGACTTCGGATCTCATGAAACCACCTGGGGATCGAAAATCTCGCTACATAAACCTCCGGGTACACGATAGCGGATTCGTCTCGAACTTGATTACGTTCTTAAACGACCACGGGCATTCGATCGCCCCAACGGATTTTAAATATTCATTTGACCACATGGGCACAACCCAAATCATGATCAAGTACTTCGCACCGGGAAGTTTTGACGAAGATTTTGGCGTCTCGGAAACCGAACGTTATCAAGACAAATTGATATTAGTTGGATTTGCTGACTCGATGAACGGATCAATCGCCAACACGCCCATAGAATCCAAATCCGAATCCGGAAGCTCGAACTCAACACTCCAGCGCGGAGCACTTTGGGATCAGGAATACATTGCTAACTTATTTACGAACTTATCAGAGCGCAGATACGTGAAAACTCTGCCCGAACGATGGTCAACAGCATATCTGTTTTCGGTAACGTTCGTTCTCGCGCTGGTCCTTCTGAACATCTCAAACGTCAAAACAAGCCTTTTTGCCTTTATTTGGATTCTCACGGTGAATGCCGTTCCGTTTCTTGCGTACCATTTTGGCGACATGTTTCTGTTCTCAATTCCGACGTTAATTTCATCGATTATCACGCCGTACCTAGTCCTGCCATTCATCCTGTATCGGTCACAAAAGAATGCGGCGATCGCGAAAATCAGCGCTGAGCAATCGATTCAACAACTTAAGCAGGAAGGAATCGTGGTTTCACGAAGTGCCCAGGCCGACGCTTCCTTTCGTATTGCTGTTCGCTTGGCTCATGACATCCGAGGCCCTCTTAGCGCGCTGAATATCGCTCTTCGCTCATTGGAAGGATCTGCGAAACCCAAAGCACTCGCCGTGAAATCAATAGATCGCCTGACAACAATTGCGGATTCACTGCTCGCTACACACAGAATGGGCGATCAATTTGGCTCGAAACAAAGGGTTCATTTCGATTTAGTGAGTTTAGTCGAAGACCTCGCTAGTTATGTGAATACAGTTGCTCCGGAAATTGAAGTGGTGAAGAGCATCGCGATTGAAAGAGCCATCTCAACATTCGCCAAGGACGAATTGGAACGACATTTGATAAACCTCATCAACAATGCAATTGAATCCTTACGGTCTACAAACACTCTCCAGCCAAAAATTGTCATTGAGTTGGCACAACTGGAGTCGAATTACAAAATCGGCATCTTCGACAACGGGCCTGGCATTCCTAAAGAAATATCGGAACGAATCTTTGTTCGAGGCACTACCTTTGGAAAGGTGAACGGAAATGGAATCGGCCTTTCCAGCGCAAAAGAATTTCTATCGGGAATCGGAGGCTCTATTTCAATCAACACGACCAATGAGGGCTGCCGTGTTGAGGTGTCGATCCCTTCTAACAAAAACCAATTCGAGATCTCAGTCCGAGGTAGAGTCATCGTCGTAGATGATGACTCCGATGTATTAGAGATGTTTTCGAAACAGCTCGAAGATTACGAACCTAAACTGATTACGAGCGATCCCTCTACGGCAATAGACTATCTCAATAAATATCGCGGACCGATGACTGTAATTTCTGATCTAATTTTCCCGAACTCTCAGGTCGTTGGGTTCGATATCCTACGCGCGGCTCCCTCAAACTCGACCAAGTATTTATTTACGACATTAGGGTCTGAAAACTCGGTTCTATCACTGGCCGCAAAATCGAATATTTCCGTAATAGATAAAGCTACGATTCCTAAGCTACGAATAGACTAA
- a CDS encoding MBL fold metallo-hydrolase: MSALVKFWGVRGSIPSAPQPTQWVKDFEELMRGFFRAGFHKPEQISEYLGGLSVPEVGGFGTATTCVEVTTPNASIILDGGSGIRNYSEATLRARDRKEYHILMTHFHWDHLIGLPFFAPHFIPGFKVNYYAVQDDLEHMIRGKFKKPYFPVPFEALGADIQFHRLEPRKTFKIGDLDITPYELDHPDPCWGFRVETHGKVYSHCVDTEATRTTRESLGPDLPLYQNVDVMYFDAQYTLPELAEKANWGHGAAQLGLDIAFRENIRHMIFAHHDPGATTQQLFELKTQTREYYEWRLKTAETNRLRLPEVKWRYAHEGLEIDLTKV; encoded by the coding sequence ATGTCGGCGCTTGTTAAATTTTGGGGAGTTCGGGGATCGATTCCGAGCGCGCCCCAGCCCACGCAATGGGTGAAAGATTTTGAAGAGTTGATGCGCGGATTTTTCCGCGCGGGCTTCCATAAGCCGGAGCAGATCTCGGAGTATCTCGGGGGACTGTCCGTGCCCGAGGTTGGCGGTTTTGGGACCGCGACGACCTGCGTGGAAGTGACGACGCCCAACGCCTCGATCATCCTTGATGGCGGGAGCGGTATCCGCAACTACAGCGAGGCGACTCTCCGCGCGCGAGACCGCAAGGAATACCACATCCTGATGACCCACTTTCATTGGGATCACTTGATCGGACTTCCGTTCTTCGCGCCGCACTTCATTCCCGGATTCAAGGTGAATTACTACGCGGTTCAGGACGATCTCGAACACATGATTCGGGGCAAGTTCAAAAAGCCTTACTTCCCGGTGCCGTTCGAGGCGCTCGGTGCGGACATTCAGTTTCATCGCCTGGAGCCCCGCAAGACCTTCAAGATCGGCGATCTCGATATCACGCCCTACGAGCTTGATCATCCAGATCCCTGTTGGGGCTTTCGCGTGGAAACCCACGGCAAAGTGTACTCGCATTGCGTGGACACCGAGGCGACACGCACGACGCGTGAATCTCTCGGTCCGGATTTGCCGCTCTACCAAAACGTGGACGTGATGTACTTCGATGCCCAATACACGTTGCCCGAGCTGGCCGAGAAAGCGAATTGGGGACACGGGGCCGCGCAGCTGGGCCTGGATATCGCGTTCCGTGAAAATATCCGTCACATGATCTTCGCGCATCACGATCCCGGCGCGACGACGCAGCAACTTTTTGAGCTCAAAACTCAGACTCGCGAATATTACGAGTGGCGTCTGAAAACCGCCGAAACCAATCGGTTGCGCCTTCCCGAAGTGAAGTGGCGTTACGCCCATGAAGGACTTGAAATCGATCTCACCAAGGTCTAA
- a CDS encoding DUF1287 domain-containing protein, which produces MRRTFRVALLASLVLSGAAVFYLSYLSPRALRSQWVEQFVRHYQSNLAPRRMKAADCDRLLARARLMVESEIRYVADYVEIPFPEGDVAPDTGVCADVVVRSFREIGIDLQERVNRELKRDFASSPQIWGLEGPDTNIDHRRVPNLMWYFTREWSRRPLSEDNQDYRRCDVVAWDLGGGVTHIGIVSGVDANGETQLIHHLAEHPQEQAVLRRWRIIGHFAY; this is translated from the coding sequence ATGAGGCGCACCTTTCGCGTCGCGCTTCTCGCCAGCCTCGTGCTGTCGGGAGCCGCGGTCTTTTATCTTTCCTATCTCAGTCCGCGTGCGCTCCGCTCACAGTGGGTCGAGCAGTTCGTGCGACATTATCAATCGAACCTCGCGCCTCGCCGCATGAAAGCGGCGGATTGTGATCGCCTGCTCGCGCGGGCACGACTCATGGTCGAAAGCGAAATTCGCTATGTCGCCGATTACGTGGAAATCCCGTTCCCGGAGGGCGACGTCGCGCCCGACACCGGTGTCTGCGCCGACGTTGTCGTACGCTCCTTTCGCGAAATTGGAATCGACCTTCAAGAGCGCGTGAACCGGGAGCTGAAACGGGATTTTGCCAGTTCGCCGCAGATCTGGGGCCTGGAAGGTCCCGATACGAACATCGACCACCGACGTGTGCCGAATCTGATGTGGTACTTTACCCGTGAATGGTCGCGGCGCCCGCTCTCGGAAGACAACCAAGACTACCGACGTTGCGATGTCGTCGCGTGGGATCTCGGGGGCGGGGTGACGCATATCGGGATCGTGAGTGGCGTCGATGCCAATGGCGAGACGCAACTGATCCATCACCTTGCCGAGCATCCGCAAGAGCAAGCCGTCCTGCGCCGCTGGCGAATCATCGGACATTTCGCTTACTGA